One window from the genome of Anopheles merus strain MAF chromosome 3R, AmerM5.1, whole genome shotgun sequence encodes:
- the LOC121595480 gene encoding zinc finger protein chinmo isoform X1: MDQQQYCLKWSNYSSNLAAAFSNLFDSATLTDVTLVCGGTVFNAHKVILAACSKNFADLFERAPVGTGQICVMLEATSADNMHALLEFMYKGEVHVSQKALESFLKAAENLQVKGLTTEHGRFASANASQPSQSPFHGPPNDLPSPAIRRQQRNSLSSSLESINRAVKRETDSIVGSASSGGNGSSHGSGGGAGAGGATGNAGSGADRGSGNDRGNRGNDRGGESGGVGGGGGGGGGGGGGGGGGNTPASSFSPYLQPSSYLPGSYENRKRSLRSPFYEHQEATRDSVLRDGKASAGNGSPVSGSKNYRPSSSGSSATPTEADTIHTDRDSPQQSNRYENHSPSTTHGHGNGPVSSNTMDREERNDHNGSVDHKVKHESREGNEAGAEDLRVKMEMRPIQSPLRSSAPSTPTTPIGFINVKGGLEAAIPSVDMLGMISTPRESVTTADGLLCVPGKKLQCPLCDRQYGYETNLRAHIRQRHQGIRVPCPYCSRTFTRNNTVRRHIAREHKQQTQFMPSQLHS; encoded by the exons GAACCGTATTCAACGCTCACAAGGTCATACTAGCGGCATGTTCGAAAAACTTTGCCGACCTATTTGAGCGGGCCCCGGTTGGCACCGGCCAGATATGCGTGATGCTGGAAGCGACCTCCGCCGACAACATGCACGCACTGCTCGAGTTTATGTACAAAGGCGAGGTGCATGTGTCACAGAAAGCGCTGGAAAGCTTTCTGAAGGCGGCTGAGAACTTGCAG GTCAAAGGACTCACCACCGAGCACGGTCGCTTTGCGAGCGCAAACGCCAGCCAACCGTCACAGTCGCCGTTCCACGGCCCACCGAACGATCTGCCATCACCTGCCATCCGGCGCCAGCAGCGCAACAGCCTCTCGTCCTCGCTGGAATCGATCAACCGAGCGGTGAAGCGGGAAACCGACAGCATAGTCGGCAGTGCCAGCAGCGGTGGCAACGGATCGAGCCACGGCAGTGGTGGCGGTGCTGGTGCCGGCGGTGCCACGGGCAATGCGGGCAGTGGGGCCGATCGGGGCAGCGGTAACGATCGCGGCAATCGCGGCAACGATCGAGGCGGTGAGAGTGGAGGTGTtggaggaggtggtggtggtggtggtggcggaggaggaggcggcggtggcggaaaCACACCGGCCTCTAGCTTCTCCCCGTACCTGCAACCGTCGTCCTATCTGCCCGGATCGTACGAGAACCGCAAACGATCGCTGCGAAGTCCGTTCTACGAGCATCAGGAGGCGACGCGGGACAGCGTGTTGCGGGACGGGAAGGCAAGCGCAGGCAATGGCAGCCCGGTCAGTGGCAGCAAAAACTATCGACCGTCCAGCAGTGGCTCATCGGCGACGCCGACGGAGGCGGACACCATACACACGGATCGGGATTCACCGCAACAGTCCAA TCGGTACGAAAATCATAGTCCCAGCACAACCCATGGCCACGGAAACGGACCGGTATCGTCTAACACGATGGACCGCGAGGAACGCAACGATCACAACGGCTCGGTGGATCACAAAGTGAAACACGAAAGTCGGGAAGGCAACGAG GCTGGCGCGGAAGATCTGCGCGTCAAGATGGAAATGCGACCGATACAGTCCCCGCTCCGATCGTCGGCCCCGTCCACACCGACGACACCGATCGGCTTCATCAACGTGAAGGGCGGGCTGGAGGCGGCGATACCGTCCGTCGACATGTTGGGCATGATCAGCACACCGCGAGAGAGCGTCACGACGGCAGATG GTTTACTGTGCGTTCCAGGCAAAAAGCTACAGTGCCCGCTGTGCGACCGGCAGTACGGCTACGAGACGAACCTGCGGGCGCACATACGCCAGCGGCATCAGGGAATACGCGTGCCATGCCCGTACTGTAGTCGAACGTTCACCCGCAACAACACGGTCAGAAGGCACATCGCCCGGGAGCACAAGCAGCAGACGCAGTTCATGCCGAGCCAGCTGCACAGCTAA
- the LOC121595480 gene encoding zinc finger protein chinmo isoform X2, with translation MDQQQYCLKWSNYSSNLAAAFSNLFDSATLTDVTLVCGGTVFNAHKVILAACSKNFADLFERAPVGTGQICVMLEATSADNMHALLEFMYKGEVHVSQKALESFLKAAENLQVKGLTTEHGRFASANASQPSQSPFHGPPNDLPSPAIRRQQRNSLSSSLESINRAVKRETDSIVGSASSGGNGSSHGSGGGAGAGGATGNAGSGADRGSGNDRGNRGNDRGGESGGVGGGGGGGGGGGGGGGGGNTPASSFSPYLQPSSYLPGSYENRKRSLRSPFYEHQEATRDSVLRDGKASAGNGSPVSGSKNYRPSSSGSSATPTEADTIHTDRDSPQQSNRYENHSPSTTHGHGNGPVSSNTMDREERNDHNGSVDHKVKHESREGNEAGAEDLRVKMEMRPIQSPLRSSAPSTPTTPIGFINVKGGLEAAIPSVDMLGMISTPRESVTTADGKKLQCPLCDRQYGYETNLRAHIRQRHQGIRVPCPYCSRTFTRNNTVRRHIAREHKQQTQFMPSQLHS, from the exons GAACCGTATTCAACGCTCACAAGGTCATACTAGCGGCATGTTCGAAAAACTTTGCCGACCTATTTGAGCGGGCCCCGGTTGGCACCGGCCAGATATGCGTGATGCTGGAAGCGACCTCCGCCGACAACATGCACGCACTGCTCGAGTTTATGTACAAAGGCGAGGTGCATGTGTCACAGAAAGCGCTGGAAAGCTTTCTGAAGGCGGCTGAGAACTTGCAG GTCAAAGGACTCACCACCGAGCACGGTCGCTTTGCGAGCGCAAACGCCAGCCAACCGTCACAGTCGCCGTTCCACGGCCCACCGAACGATCTGCCATCACCTGCCATCCGGCGCCAGCAGCGCAACAGCCTCTCGTCCTCGCTGGAATCGATCAACCGAGCGGTGAAGCGGGAAACCGACAGCATAGTCGGCAGTGCCAGCAGCGGTGGCAACGGATCGAGCCACGGCAGTGGTGGCGGTGCTGGTGCCGGCGGTGCCACGGGCAATGCGGGCAGTGGGGCCGATCGGGGCAGCGGTAACGATCGCGGCAATCGCGGCAACGATCGAGGCGGTGAGAGTGGAGGTGTtggaggaggtggtggtggtggtggtggcggaggaggaggcggcggtggcggaaaCACACCGGCCTCTAGCTTCTCCCCGTACCTGCAACCGTCGTCCTATCTGCCCGGATCGTACGAGAACCGCAAACGATCGCTGCGAAGTCCGTTCTACGAGCATCAGGAGGCGACGCGGGACAGCGTGTTGCGGGACGGGAAGGCAAGCGCAGGCAATGGCAGCCCGGTCAGTGGCAGCAAAAACTATCGACCGTCCAGCAGTGGCTCATCGGCGACGCCGACGGAGGCGGACACCATACACACGGATCGGGATTCACCGCAACAGTCCAA TCGGTACGAAAATCATAGTCCCAGCACAACCCATGGCCACGGAAACGGACCGGTATCGTCTAACACGATGGACCGCGAGGAACGCAACGATCACAACGGCTCGGTGGATCACAAAGTGAAACACGAAAGTCGGGAAGGCAACGAG GCTGGCGCGGAAGATCTGCGCGTCAAGATGGAAATGCGACCGATACAGTCCCCGCTCCGATCGTCGGCCCCGTCCACACCGACGACACCGATCGGCTTCATCAACGTGAAGGGCGGGCTGGAGGCGGCGATACCGTCCGTCGACATGTTGGGCATGATCAGCACACCGCGAGAGAGCGTCACGACGGCAGATG GCAAAAAGCTACAGTGCCCGCTGTGCGACCGGCAGTACGGCTACGAGACGAACCTGCGGGCGCACATACGCCAGCGGCATCAGGGAATACGCGTGCCATGCCCGTACTGTAGTCGAACGTTCACCCGCAACAACACGGTCAGAAGGCACATCGCCCGGGAGCACAAGCAGCAGACGCAGTTCATGCCGAGCCAGCTGCACAGCTAA